One Drosophila virilis strain 15010-1051.87 chromosome 5, Dvir_AGI_RSII-ME, whole genome shotgun sequence DNA window includes the following coding sequences:
- the LOC6625335 gene encoding venom allergen-1, giving the protein MRLLLLQLLLALLQLASGYNYCRNESHLCNMANRRHFICNAATELHPLFYRAKFLAIVPDTLPFRKLILDYHNKYRNMAAGGQLVTDGNETFPAASRMRELIWDLELAYMARVHASTVSFKHTMCRSVVRFPHAGENLSMVLAKKKRFSVKELLDLALFPMFDEYRTVRDPVDLLKDFDSNSHHLVGHFTLMVNDRVSRLGCAFAIATNCDKNNTDDYCHFMTCHYDFINMEGSYTYQIGNAASNCGIWGAWPSSRYRNLCTNSGEIFPKDHGDKDSKLHNVE; this is encoded by the exons ATGAGGCTGCTGTtattgcagctgttgctggccCTGCTCCAGCTTGCCAGCGGCTACAATTATTGCCGCAATGAGAGCCATTTGTGCAACATGGCCAATAGGCGGCATTTTATATGCAATGCGGCCACTGAGCTG CATCCACTTTTTTACAGGGCCAAATTTTTGGCTATCGTTCCGGACACGTTGCCATTCCGCAAGCTCATTTTAGACTATCACAATAAGTATCGGAATATGGCGGCTGGTGGCCAGTTGGTTACGGATGGCAATGAAACCTTTCCGGCCGCCTCACGCATGCGTGAGCTTATCTGGGATCTGGAGCTGGCGTATATGGCGCGCGTGCATGCCTCCACGGTGTCCTTCAAGCACACGATGTGCCGCTCCGTTGTGCGTTTTCCGCATGCCGGTGAAAATCTGAGCATGGTTCTTGCCAAAAAGAAACGTTTCTCAGTCAAAGAGTTGCTGGACTTGGCGCTGTTCCCCATGTTCGACGAATATAGAACTGTTCGTGATCCCGTTGATCTGCTCAAAGATTTCGACTCAAACAG CCACCATCTTGTGGGCCACTTTACGCTGATGGTGAACGATCGAGTCTCTAGGCTAGGCTGCGCCTTTGCCATAGCCACAAATTGTGATAAGAATAACACTGATGa CTATTGTCACTTTATGACCTGCCATTACGATTTTATCAATATGGAGGGTTCGTATACTTATCAAATTGGCAATGCGGCCAGCAATTGCGGCATCTGGGGCGCCTGGCCTAGCTCCAGGTATCGCAACCTGTGCACCAATAGTGGCGAAATATTTCCCAAGGATCATGGTGATAAGGACAGCAAGCTCCACAATGTGgagtaa
- the tamo gene encoding protein tamozhennic, whose protein sequence is MSDFVPCDLLPDLWQEILQCHWTFLETEESPQKLEERKKLECCLKEFLCVVPHDRKFFLPETGHVLRRTVCELNDFTAQNAIVGFEAVSQYANNLFTKPWRKEFRTLKTYSGSYQHNVESNLIDAERLFLAMGYRRITEDTFVLEGPICPDQVTNVSRDAMAAYVECQIMKHIYAGLSAAGYSCSWQDIFHYRERHVGGTTQAIKELAYRLHELRLRKEQHQQQHQQQQQQHQLATENTYSNIAPPHRSNDSCTAEKSAPAAAACALHGPANNNANICALHAPGHQTAPPTNLNCMYQQQQAQGALMTHSRSLEHYQEPHTALPQRHSFDQHPKDCAALHPHGHLYEAPYDCLDGLSMGSSASYAAVAGAYNAPGNRYPLPYNISSQLNAPYATPLDGYGHVEQNNANMYASIGNRPATAVPHSCGYHGGQLGATTRHQPNNAAALAAMQHRQSTYPPDHHLIDFDERAQLMQHDFNDPRPYERRGQRAQTAKHGMSSSMYAQPRDAMAMGYAGGYDVPAMLPTTLPQPTPQDMYVYARPVPKSSRIRAKLETGDKSTDRQREPMMDPLDNNRKSTHKELRERISLTAAGAADGRQHMRERDLNISDGTSYESASLDDFTALSSASPPLMPKVQEGVGSFESWNYVFKNLERSGYSKDLGDREDLLVQSLDLDSLNLANGGAAADKRRGTETHTQPAAVEKSRTLDKKREPRIVQAAPPAPALNSSSPGVKKVKSALKTATIDNRPGGGSGGGARSRGSTTGAVAKQPPPVSTQLIVTSPNEWSCRFCTFLNPDTKRICEMCCRSKDFNLEAAANVSHASSTCV, encoded by the exons atgtccgattttgtacCCTGCGATTTATTGCCAGATCTTTGGCAGGAGATACTGCAATGCCACTGGACGTTTCTGGAAACTGAGGAGAGCCCGCAGAAGCTCGAGGAGCGCAAGAAACTTGAAT GCTGCCTGAAAGAGTTTCTGTGCGTGGTGCCACACGATCGCAAATTCTTCTTGCCCGAAACGGGGCATGTCCTGCGCAGAACTGTTTGCGAGCTAAACGACTTTACGGCACAGAATGCCATCGTTGGCTTCGAGGCCGTCAGCCAGTATGccaacaatttatttacaaaGCCCTGGCGCAAGGAATTTCGCACGCTTAAA ACCTACTCCGGTTCGTATCAGCATAACGTTGAATCGAATCTGATCGATGCCGAAAGACTGTTTCTGGCCATGGGCTATCGTCGCATTACCGAGGATACGTTTGTGTTGGAGGGACCCATCTGCCCCGACCAGGTGACGAATGTCTCGCGTGATGCGATGGCCGCGTATGTCGAGTGCCAAATTATGAAACACATCTATGCGGGCCTCAGTGCCGCTGgctacagctgcagctggcaggATATATTCCATTATAGGGAACGACATGTCGGCGGCACAACGCAGGCCATCAAGGAGCTGGCCTATCGACTGCACGAGCTGCGGCTGCGCAAggagcagcatcaacagcagcaccagcagcagcagcagcagcatcaactggCAACGGAGAACACCTACAGCAATATCGCACCCCCCCATCGCAGCAATGACAGTTGTACGGCGGAGAAGTCTGCaccagccgccgccgcctgtgCGCTGCATGGACCTGCTAATAACAATGCCAATATCTGCGCGCTGCATGCGCCCGGCCATCAAACCGCCCCGCCCACGAATCTCAATTGCAtgtatcagcagcagcaggcgcagggCGCACTGATGACGCACTCGCGCAGCCTGGAGCATTATCAGGAGCCGCATACGGCGCTGCCACAGCGACACTCATTCGATCAGCATCCCAAAGATTGTGCGGCACTGCATCCACATGGACATTTGTATGAGGCGCCCTACGATTGCCTGGATGGCCTCAGCATGGGCAGCAGCGCCTCGTATGCGGCCGTTGCTGGCGCTTACAATGCGCCCGGCAATCGCTATCCGCTGCCCTACAACATCTCCAGTCAGCTGAATGCGCCCTATGCCACGCCCCTGGATGGTTACGGCCATGTGGAGCAGAATAATGCGAACATGTATGCCAGCATAGGCAACAGGCCGGCTACAGCGGTGCCCCACAGCTGTGGCTACCATGGCGGCCAGCTGGGCGCAACAACACGGCATCAGCCCAACAATGCCGCCGCACTGGCCGCCATGCAGCACAGGCAGAGCACATATCCGCCGGATCACCATCTAATTGATTTCGATGAGCGGGCCCAGCTCATGCAGCATGACTTCAACGATCCGCGTCCATACGAACGACGTGGCCAGCGTGCACAGACGGCCAAGCATGGCATGAGCAGCTCCATGTATGCCCAGCCTCGGGATGCCATGGCCATGGGCTATGCCGGCGGCTACGATGTGCCTGCCATGCTGCCAACAACCTTGCCGCAGCCGACGCCACAGGATATGTATGTCTATGCGCGACCTGTGCCTAAGAGCAGCCGCATTCGCGCTAAGCTCGAGACGGGCGACAAATCAACGGACAGGCAGCGAGAGCCAATGATG GATCCCCTGGATAATAATCGGAAATCGACGCACAAGGAATTGAGGGAACGGATTAGTCTGACCGCCGCCGGCGCAGCTGATGGCCGCCAGCATATGCGGGAGCGTGACCTGAACATCTCGGATGGCACCAGCTATGAGTCGGCCAGTCTGGATGATTTTACGGCGCTGAGCAGCGCATCGCCGCCGCTGATGCCCAAGGTGCAGGAGGGCGTTGGCAGTTTCGAGTCCTGGAACTATGTGTTCAAGAATCTGGAGCGTTCCGGCTACTCCAAGGATCTGGGCGATCGTGAAGATTTGCTGGTGCAAAGCTTGGATCTGGATTCACTTAATCTGGCCAATGGTGGTGCAGCTGCCGATAAACGGCGCGGCACCGAGACGCATACACAGCCCGCCGCTGTGGAAAAGTCGCGCACGCTGGACAAGAAACGTGAGCCGCGCATTGTGCAAGCGGCGCCACCAGCTCCAGcgctcaacagcagcagcccggGTGTGAAAAAGGTGAAATCCGCTCTAAAGACAGCCACCATAGACAACAGAcctggcggcggcagcggtggTGGTGCACGGAGTCGCGGCAGCACAACGGGCGCCGTGGCCAAACAGCCGCCGCCGGTGTCGACGCAGCTGATTGTGACCAGCCCGAACGAATGGAGCTGTCGTTTCTGCACGTTCCTGAATCCGGACACAAAGCGCATCTGCGAGATGTGCTGTCGCAGCAAGGACTTTAATCTGGAGGCGGCGGCAAATGTGTCGCACGCATCCTCCACCTGTGTCTAG